The Micropterus dolomieu isolate WLL.071019.BEF.003 ecotype Adirondacks unplaced genomic scaffold, ASM2129224v1 contig_10197, whole genome shotgun sequence genomic interval tccaaaaatggccataaaattcaaaatggccgacttcctgttgactttaggctatgggttcttgaggcttttttgtgcgtcttgatacgatacatgtccccagaaaatttcgtacatgtaggttgaacgtgaacgaggggctaatcatttccaattttcaaggtggcgctagcgagtcattttgccacgcccatgtgcgaaacttgtagaatacgaaatttttcaccggttctgacatgtttgcaaattttggtgagttttcgagtatgtttaggccatgtcatttgggcctactttgcagaaaaaaaaaaaaaaaaaaaaaaaaaaaatatatataatccgagcagattcaatagggacctcgcacggtcgtgctcgggccctaataatccgagcagattcaatagggacctcgcacggtcgtgctcgggccctaaaaaaaaaatataatccgagcaaattcaatagggacctcacacggtcgtgctcgggccctaataacaTCAGAGGTAGCTACAGCTGGGTTTATATCACATAAAAAACGGGGAACAACACACAGGAAATGTGAAAGACCGCATGTACAGTAGCTCAGTTTGAATCATAATTACCTTGTCATAATAGTtacaacagtaacagtaaaaaacccaacaataaacaatatatgCACGTATAAGAGTCGTTGAAAATGGATCATGGATATGCTAATTTTAGGAGGAAGTGCATTTCTTGCATTTCAGCCAATCAGGATGATTTCCACTTTCTAGACGTAAAAGTGATCTTGTGACTAGACCTTCATTTAGGTAGGAAGGGATCAGTTGTGCTTGAGAAGGCTGTTTTACCACAATGATTGGAAGACTTTCTGCTTTGATTCTTCTTGGTACAGTGTGTAAGTCCAACTTTAAACaatgattatttatattgaCCTGTGTTAAAGTGTTGTTAAAAGGCAATGTAATAATCTTTCTGAAGGAAggtacttttaattttatttaaatgttttgtctttgtaagttagtttttgtttgtctccTTTCTTCAGACCTGATTCAAACTGCAGATGATCCTCGCCCAATCTCTTTGACTGTGGTTGAAGTTGGTGGGAATGTTACTTTGCACTGTCCAGTTTCTAATAAGGAAGGCATATTCTTTCACTGGTATAAGCAGTCTCTTGGTTATATGGTCCAGTCAGTTGCAACAGGAACTTATACCCGACAAACACTTAGTGGACAATTTAACAACCCACGTTTCAAAGTCACAGAGGGGACGGCTCAGTATTTGCTCACCATTAGAAATGTCAGCAAAGAGGACGAAGCAACATACTTCTGTCAAAGCGGAGCAGCGTATTCACAGAGTATTGTTAATAGCACCTTCCTAGCTGTGAATGGTAAGTTACTTTCCATATAGCCCTGACAGTCACCCCTGAGTTTTGAAGTCATACAAATAACTGAGATTGTGAATTGCTTTTGATGccttttttaactgaatcaaCTAGATCGAAGTCAGCGGAAATCTGTCACCGTGAAACAAAGTCCAGAGGCAGCATCAGTCCAGCCGGGAGGCTCAGTGACTCTTCAGTGTTCACTCCTCTCCAAGAGCAAAGGAAAAACATCTCAGTGTCCATGTGAATACAGTGTGTACTGGTTCAGAGCTGGATCAGGAGAATCCCATCCAAGCATAATTTACAGTCACAAGAACAGCAGTGATGAACAAGAAGAAGGAAGTTGTGTCTACAGTCTGTCGAAAACTATACAGAAGTCATCTGATGCTGGGACATACTACTGTGCTGTGG includes:
- the LOC123965569 gene encoding uncharacterized protein LOC123965569, whose protein sequence is LIQTADDPRPISLTVVEVGGNVTLHCPVSNKEGIFFHWYKQSLGYMVQSVATGTYTRQTLSGQFNNPRFKVTEGTAQYLLTIRNVSKEDEATYFCQSGAAYSQSIVNSTFLAVNDRSQRKSVTVKQSPEAASVQPGGSVTLQCSLLSKSKGKTSQCPCEYSVYWFRAGSGESHPSIIYSHKNSSDEQEEGSCVYSLSKTIQKSSDAGTYYCAVVTCGEILFSEGTKVEKRPTWDPVVIVLGILLACCVIVIVAL